The Tursiops truncatus isolate mTurTru1 chromosome X, mTurTru1.mat.Y, whole genome shotgun sequence DNA segment CGCGCCTCAGCCTCCGGTGAGAGCTTTCAGAGAGATCCTCTGATCAAGAAGGTGGGAATGTTGATAGAATTCCTGCTGGAGAAGTATACAATGGAAGAGCCCATTATAAAGGCAGACTTGCTGAAGCTTGTGAACAAAAGGTACAAGGGGAAGTTCCCTGAGATCCTCAGGAGAGCTGCTGAGTGCGTTCAGCTGATCTTTGGTCTTGAGTTGAAGGAAGTCAAGCCGGGTGGTGATTCCTATACCCTTGTCAGCAAGCTACATGTCAGCGATGATGGGCGTCAGAGCAGTGGCGGGCGGTTTCAGAAGAATGGGCTTCTGATGCTTCTCCTCGGTGTGATCTTCTTGCGTGGCGACCGCGCCTCTGAGGAGGAGATCTGGAAATACCTGAATGTTTTGGGTGTTTATGTTGGAAGGTGTCACATAATCTTTGGGGAGCCCAGGAAGCTTATCACAGAAGATCTGGTGCAGGAAAAGTACCTGGTGTGTCGTCAGGTGTGCGACAGCGATCCCCCGCGCTATGAGTTCCTGTGGGGCCGGAGAGCCCGCGCTGAAACCACCAAGATGGAAGTCCTGGAGTTTGTGGCCAGGATCACTGGTACCGTCCCCAGTGCCTTTCCAGCCCATTATGAAAAGGCTTTgagagatgaggaagagagagcCCAAGCCCGAGCCCGAGCCCGAGCTGCAGCCAGGGCTGGTACTCGAGTCAAGGCCAGTGCGCCTTCCAAGGTCATGTCTAGCAGTTCCTCCCACCCTTAGTGAGGTCTGAGGCAGCTTCTTCACTTTGTGTTTGACCAACGCTGCCAACCTTTTCAGTAGTGAGAGGCTAAGCTGGGGCTGGAAAGATCataatatatatcttctttgtgttcctgttttacagtAGTATCTTTCAAATGTTGTTTCTTTCACTAGAATGTTTCTTTAGATTCAGAATCCAAGTTTATAAATGACATGGATCacatatttgttgttgtttatcaGGTTTAAGCGTAAGAGTTTAGGTACTGTGTAGTACGATGTGAAAACTCCTTGCATCTTTCTGGGGTTGGGGTTCTGGACTGAGATAATATGGCATTGGAATAGGAATTTTCTTGGAAATGTGAAAGAATGCtgtggttttaaaatgaaaagcaaagtaaaGTTTAGTCAAATTTTGGTTTGTCTTATTcacctttgtctttctctttgtaaaattCAAAGATATACACCTAGATGTCCTTAGCTTATTCAAGAATGCCGACAAAATTAAATAGTAATAAGTTACATTCCTCACTCAGTGCCTCATTGATTCCCATCTGTAATTGAGCATCTGCTCTTTGGAAGGTTCTGTGCTGGTAGTGATGATGCTAAGATAAAAAAGACCCTGCACCTGCCTGTAGATGTTGAGAGTATAAGAGCAGCTATTATATAAGGAAGGTGGTGTGATGAAAAAACCCAGTGAGGATGGTGGGGAGAGAGTCCAGATGAGAGCAGTGAAGTATAAATTCTCTTAGCCAGAACACTTTGAGGTTTAGGTTATTTTGCAAATCCCTCCTTGGGAGGTAATTTTAAGTTGGCTGCGTGGTGGGCTAGATGAGGCTGTGAAAATGGTGAGCAGGGGTCCAGTGCTTTTGCCCCGGTGCAGGTGAACACGGTGCACAAACAAACCAGGTGTTTTATGCATATTGTCTCCTTTGTGGTGGGATGCTGAGAAGCCCCTGTGCTGGCACTCTGTGCCCTGGGTTGGAGGAGCCCCAGCCCGCTCCATTAATTAGTTACCgggtttttttaattggagtataattgc contains these protein-coding regions:
- the LOC117310378 gene encoding melanoma-associated antigen B1-like, with amino-acid sequence MPRGQKSKLRAREKRHQARRETQNLGGAQATAAQREESPSCSSSLSRGTPPSSPAAGTRQEPQGAPATSSRAAGVSGPGSDVRAKGPVQARKSSSRASASGESFQRDPLIKKVGMLIEFLLEKYTMEEPIIKADLLKLVNKRYKGKFPEILRRAAECVQLIFGLELKEVKPGGDSYTLVSKLHVSDDGRQSSGGRFQKNGLLMLLLGVIFLRGDRASEEEIWKYLNVLGVYVGRCHIIFGEPRKLITEDLVQEKYLVCRQVCDSDPPRYEFLWGRRARAETTKMEVLEFVARITGTVPSAFPAHYEKALRDEEERAQARARARAAARAGTRVKASAPSKVMSSSSSHP